CAGTTGCGGCTTATATTGAGCGGTAAAATGAAGCCATCGGATGCTACGGAATTGCGTAGTTTGTTTATTACAGATTGATAAGCACAAAAAAATATTGATAAGCACAAAAAATTCTTTAAATTTGACAACATTTTTTAAAACATATAATGAAAAATAATTTTACCAAACTCGTCGCAGCAGCTATTTTTTTTATTGTTGGGGCAATCAACTTCAAGGCCATGAGCCAATGTGCAACACCATCTACTCTGAATAAATGCTGCGGCATAGGTGTAGTGAGGGTGGAATTGTATGGACATTTTTCAAGATCAGTAAACTATAATACGGCTAATACCTATTTTGATTATTATAATTCTACTAGTACCTGCTTGAATTTGGGTGACACTGTTTATATGACAGCACAGGTAGGTTACTACAATCAACAACAAGTATTTATGTATATTGATTGGAATGGCAACGATACTTTTGAAACAGCAGAGTTGTTATTGCAAAATTCAAATATAGGTGCTAATGATAGCCTTTATGGTTATTTTATTGTGCCTATGGGAGCTTTGCCCGGTGCTTATCGGATGCGAATAGGTTCTGACTGGGCAGGGCTAAGTGTAACCAATAACCCCTGCCAAAATTCGTATGGAGATTTTTGGGACTTTCAAATTGATGTAAATGCAGATACTAATTACAATGTAGCGGCTGTTTCGGTTAATGGCCCTGCAAGTTTGACTATTGGTCAAAATGATACTATCAGTTTAACGATTTCAAACCACAGTGATAGTGCTATTGATAGTGTAAGGGTTTATTATACCTTTGATGGGAACACCTATACTGAAGATGTAACTGGGATGAACCTTATTTCATGTGGGCAGTACACCCATAAATTTTCGCAAACAGTTTCAGCTTCAAGTAGCGGAGTATATACCGTGAAAGCATGGGTAAAATATCCCAATGGAAACAATCCTGATGCCAACCCCAATGATGATACAGCGAGTATATTACTTTGTACAGGTATAACTGGCACATTCACCGTTGATCCTTCAAGTTCTAAATCCTATACCAATTATCATAAGTTGAGTGAAGTTGCACAATTGATGAACAATTGTTTTATTAGCGGCCCTGTTATAGTAAAAATTAAATCAGGAACATATACTGACAGTGCTTTTTTTACAAATGTAAATGGATTAAGCAGTACCAATACGATTACTATAGATGGGGGTAGTGCCGCTACAACCAAAATGTCCAATAATAAGAATGTAGTATTGGGATTCCAAGACGTATCTTATATCACTGTAAAAAATTTAACTATTGATCAAACAAGCACCTCTACCGATGTAAAAACATGTTTGTCCTTTTGGGGCGATGTTACTGAAGTGCATATAGACAGTTGTATTGTGAAAGCACAAATAAGTTCAAGTAACTATTATATGTATGACATCTGCTTTGGAGATGCGACTAAAGGTGGCCAAAGTACAGTTTCAAATTGTTCTGTTACAAATACCAAGATTACAGGGGGTTATATAGGAATATATATTCCTGGCAACTATACTACTAATGGCTATAATGTAACTATTAAAAGCAATGATATATCTGACCAAAACTATCAGGCGATATATGTATTTTATACGGACTCAGTTTATATAACAGGCAACTATGTTTATTCTGCAAATGCCAATGTGCAAACTTATGGAGTTTATATTTATCAATCGTCAGAATCGTATGTGGTAGGTAATAAAATTAATACCAACAGTTACCCAGTGTATTGCTTTAATGTCAATAACTTATTGGTTCAAAATAATTTTATTTGGGGTAACCACTATCAAAGTGTATCCTTATTTAATTATAGCGGGGGTTCTATGGTAGTGAAGATTTATCACAATACTATTAGGAATTATGCACCATCTGGTAGCACTGGCAGATCGGGTTTATATATAAGCGGAGGAGCAGTCGATTTAAGAAACAATATTATAAGTGTACAACGAGTGAGCAATCAATGTGTGTGGGCTTATCAAACCAGTAATATTAATCTGTCGGAGTATAATAATTTCCATGGAGACAATGGTTGTGATATGCTCAATATAAATGGTGCCACTTACACAACAGTGAAAGACATACAGGGGATAAACGGGTTGAACAATAATGTGTTTAATCAGCAACCAGCTTTGATAAGTAATAGTTCTCCTTATAATTTACATTTGCAAACCAATGTGGCACCACTTCAATCCGACAGTCTCGCAGGTGTTGCAGATGATATAGATGGAGACCAACGCTGTACCCTTGCACCGCAGTTAGGAGCAGACGAATGCAAGTATCAGTATTCCGCTGCTACGCCTAGCTTTAGTGTTCAAGATACATTATATATTAACAGTCCTTTCACTGCAAAAAATCTATCTACAAAATATGGGGAGTATTATACTTGGTCTGTTGATGGCAATGTTGTTAGTGGACTTTTAACAAAAGATTTAATAAGTAATGGCATATCCAGCACAGGTAGTCATACCATTATGCTGGAAGCAATAAACTGTAAAGGCACTTATGATACAACCATCACTGTAATAGTCATTACCCCAAGTAAAGCTCCGTTAGTTAGTTTTTATGCAAGCGACACTATAATAGATGAAAACCAAAACATCTTCTTTACTAACTATACTACTTTAGGTCCCCAATCATTCAATTGGACTATTACTCCGGGAGTTAATGGCAGCGATTGGGTTTATATAAATGGTACAGATACCAATAGTTACCAACCATGGATTACTTTTATAACACCGGGGCAATATAATGTTTGTTTGACTGCAGATAATTCGGCAGGAAGTAGTCAGTTATGTAAAAATGTCTATATAAAAGTTGTAAGAAATTTAGATATGGGTTCCACCACTTTTTCCAATTCGTCCGAAGGACGTTTGTTCGACGATGGTGGCAAGTATGCAATACATGGGCAGAATAAGAAACTAGATTTGTTGATTTCACCTTGTGCCAAAGATTTGACCATAGAATTTGACCAAAATAAATTCAAGTTGGGGTATATGGCTTGGATGGGAATATGGGATGGAACAGACAGTATTAGCGGAAAACCAATGCATACCAATTATGGATTTACCAATAATAATAAACCAGGGAAACTAACCGCCAAAAGTGGAAGCATGTATATATATTTTTATAGCTCGTGGTGGCAAGATATCGGATTCGAAGCCAAATGGACTTCCACACCGGGCAATTTCCCAAAACCCAGTGCCGCATTTGTGATACCCGATACTGTTTATATAGGATCAACAATAGATATTAAAGCTACCTACTGGGATAAAACATATTCTTATAGTTGGGATTATGATAATGATGGTTCAGAGGATGCCACTGGCTGGAAAAACCCATATACTTTTAACAATGTTGGAACTCAAATTTGTAGATTGATTGTTACCAGTTGTGGAGGAATGGATACTGTTGACAGAACAATAGTTGTGCTCAACCCATCTCAAGCTCCAGTTGCCGATTTTATTGTAGAATATGTTTATGTTCCTAACGGGTGTGTAGCAATTCAAAGAACCACACCTAACAAACTCACACTGGGTAAAATCCTTACCTTGGTCGACAAATCATTATATGGTGCTACTGGTTGGGATTGGGATATACAACCAAACAATAACGTGGTATTTGAAAATGGAACTAGCCAATCCGACCAAAACCCTGATGTGTCATTTACCGATACCGGTTATTATACGGTTACCTTAACTGCAACAAATGCTTATGGTAATAATGTGAAAACCGTGAGCAATTATATAAAGGTGAGCGATGATTATTGTTATCCAACGTGCACCTCATATACAGCAGATGCTGGCGTAAGCTTATTTAATATTGGTGATATATATAATTCTTCCGATATCGGAACTTCCGATTATTGGGATTTTTCTTCAAGTACCACTTGTTTGGTATTGGGCGGCAAATATAAATTTAATGCGGCA
This Bacteroidota bacterium DNA region includes the following protein-coding sequences:
- a CDS encoding DUF5011 domain-containing protein → MKNNFTKLVAAAIFFIVGAINFKAMSQCATPSTLNKCCGIGVVRVELYGHFSRSVNYNTANTYFDYYNSTSTCLNLGDTVYMTAQVGYYNQQQVFMYIDWNGNDTFETAELLLQNSNIGANDSLYGYFIVPMGALPGAYRMRIGSDWAGLSVTNNPCQNSYGDFWDFQIDVNADTNYNVAAVSVNGPASLTIGQNDTISLTISNHSDSAIDSVRVYYTFDGNTYTEDVTGMNLISCGQYTHKFSQTVSASSSGVYTVKAWVKYPNGNNPDANPNDDTASILLCTGITGTFTVDPSSSKSYTNYHKLSEVAQLMNNCFISGPVIVKIKSGTYTDSAFFTNVNGLSSTNTITIDGGSAATTKMSNNKNVVLGFQDVSYITVKNLTIDQTSTSTDVKTCLSFWGDVTEVHIDSCIVKAQISSSNYYMYDICFGDATKGGQSTVSNCSVTNTKITGGYIGIYIPGNYTTNGYNVTIKSNDISDQNYQAIYVFYTDSVYITGNYVYSANANVQTYGVYIYQSSESYVVGNKINTNSYPVYCFNVNNLLVQNNFIWGNHYQSVSLFNYSGGSMVVKIYHNTIRNYAPSGSTGRSGLYISGGAVDLRNNIISVQRVSNQCVWAYQTSNINLSEYNNFHGDNGCDMLNINGATYTTVKDIQGINGLNNNVFNQQPALISNSSPYNLHLQTNVAPLQSDSLAGVADDIDGDQRCTLAPQLGADECKYQYSAATPSFSVQDTLYINSPFTAKNLSTKYGEYYTWSVDGNVVSGLLTKDLISNGISSTGSHTIMLEAINCKGTYDTTITVIVITPSKAPLVSFYASDTIIDENQNIFFTNYTTLGPQSFNWTITPGVNGSDWVYINGTDTNSYQPWITFITPGQYNVCLTADNSAGSSQLCKNVYIKVVRNLDMGSTTFSNSSEGRLFDDGGKYAIHGQNKKLDLLISPCAKDLTIEFDQNKFKLGYMAWMGIWDGTDSISGKPMHTNYGFTNNNKPGKLTAKSGSMYIYFYSSWWQDIGFEAKWTSTPGNFPKPSAAFVIPDTVYIGSTIDIKATYWDKTYSYSWDYDNDGSEDATGWKNPYTFNNVGTQICRLIVTSCGGMDTVDRTIVVLNPSQAPVADFIVEYVYVPNGCVAIQRTTPNKLTLGKILTLVDKSLYGATGWDWDIQPNNNVVFENGTSQSDQNPDVSFTDTGYYTVTLTATNAYGNNVKTVSNYIKVSDDYCYPTCTSYTADAGVSLFNIGDIYNSSDIGTSDYWDFSSSTTCLVLGGKYKFNAARLTNSIKATCIIWIDYNIDGIFQNTERVYINSLTTAKTWSNTITVPNKNSGKVTTGFTKLRISVVDGSSTAACGTSKYGGEYEDYGIFLVDDYEGPVITLIGNTNTTVEQGRTYMDSGSKVTDNIDLSLKAVVTGLPLNTLTTGTYPLVFNATDSSGNKAIPVYRYVTVIADATAPYLALIGNNPDTADANITYSDPGVIAYDSVDGNIANNVVRTGSVNVAILGTYQYQYKVADKAGNQAGPISRDVFVTDRVKPVIILTAPNPYTMNIGDVYTESGYKVTDNYSTNLTVNVSPSTFTATKPDTVYITYTSTDSSGNTGTVQRMVIVTDNVGPVIKLKVGDTIYTEAGFTFTDPGYTVTDDYDTGLTATVIGSINIMQLGVQSLTYVASDNSGNSTSKTRTVIVQKTKKPVLTLNGKVIDSVMQFQSYTDLGVTITDNYYTSATLQSLLTITGSVNTSILGSYTLTYGLTDPSNIKADDVSRSIVVYTANSIRGTLVADELRLYPNPANDVLNLVFTNTTKAKQILIYNQAGQLVFSASAQATDKMISMPVNELAHGLYYIAVVTSEGRQIAKFVKD